In a genomic window of Pseudodesulfovibrio sp. JC047:
- the amrS gene encoding AmmeMemoRadiSam system radical SAM enzyme, which produces MIEARLWEPVENGAISCRLCNHSCTIEPGQRGQCGVRENRDGTLYSLNYDKVAAHHLDPIEKKPLYHFQPGTQTYSIATMGCNLRCTFCQNWSLSQTPHEKGNIEGQKVTPTQLVDEAIRLGATSISYTYSEPTIFFELIQDTATLAKERGLKNVLVSNGFMSTECLDTLRPLIDAINVDLKCFNEDFYKEISCAHLKPVLANLKKIKHDLKWWLEITTLLIPGRNDSQEDIQKLTEFIARELGTDTPWHISRFHPDYKMVDSGVTPAEALQETYAIGKAQGLKYVYVGNMPDLNRQNTFCPGCGTKLIDRSGFSIKILGIENGHCSECGEAIQGIDMN; this is translated from the coding sequence ATGATTGAAGCAAGACTGTGGGAACCGGTCGAAAATGGGGCTATATCCTGCCGACTCTGTAACCATTCCTGTACCATAGAGCCTGGTCAAAGAGGCCAATGCGGAGTCCGCGAAAACAGGGATGGGACGCTTTATTCCCTGAATTACGACAAGGTTGCCGCCCACCATCTGGACCCAATAGAAAAGAAACCACTCTATCACTTTCAACCGGGAACGCAAACGTATTCGATAGCAACGATGGGATGCAATCTCCGATGCACATTCTGTCAAAACTGGTCGCTTTCCCAAACACCACATGAAAAAGGAAATATCGAGGGGCAGAAAGTCACACCGACACAATTGGTCGATGAAGCCATTCGACTGGGGGCCACCTCCATTTCCTATACGTATTCCGAACCAACCATTTTCTTTGAACTCATTCAGGACACTGCAACACTCGCCAAGGAACGCGGCCTGAAAAACGTTCTGGTCTCCAATGGATTCATGAGCACTGAATGTCTCGATACCCTGAGACCGCTCATCGATGCCATCAACGTGGATTTGAAATGTTTTAATGAAGATTTCTACAAGGAAATTTCCTGCGCACATCTCAAGCCCGTGCTGGCGAATCTCAAAAAGATCAAACATGACCTCAAATGGTGGCTTGAAATCACGACCCTGCTCATCCCGGGCCGTAACGATTCGCAGGAAGACATCCAGAAATTGACGGAATTCATTGCCCGAGAGTTGGGCACGGACACCCCGTGGCACATTTCCCGTTTTCATCCAGATTACAAAATGGTTGATTCCGGGGTCACACCGGCCGAAGCATTGCAAGAAACGTATGCCATCGGCAAAGCCCAAGGGCTGAAATATGTGTATGTCGGCAACATGCCTGATTTGAACCGACAAAACACCTTCTGCCCTGGATGCGGAACCAAACTCATTGATCGATCTGGTTTCTCGATCAAAATCCTGGGGATTGAAAATGGACATTGCTCGGAATGTGGTGAAGCCATTCAAGGCATCGACATGAATTAA